CGTTTACGGCAACGCGGACCCGATCCTCGGCTTCGGCATCGGCGCGTCGACCGGGGCGCTCGGCAACGCGTTCTCGATCACGATGACGCTGCCGATCGCGATCACCGGGCAGATCATCGCCAACTCGTCGATCAACTACAGCCTGACGGCGCTCTCCGGCGCGGGCGCGCAGATCAGCCCGCTGTTCGGAAACGTGTTGATCGCGCGGGAGGTCGACACGAGCATCGGCGGGCTGTCCCCGCTGAACAAGGGCGTCGACGCGGGAGGCACGTTCTTCTTCCTCGGCGGACCGGCGACCAACCCTTCGCCGGTCTACACCGCCTCGAACACCTTCACGGGCAGCCTGCAGTACGACCTGATGAGCGTGACCCTGGCGTTCAGCCTGAGCGCGAACAGCTCGGTGGACATGTCCGGCTTCGTGCAGCAGGTCGAGTCCGTGCCAGAACCCGCGGCCGTGCTTCTGCTCGCGCTCGGGTTCGGAGCGCTCGTCTGGCGGAGGCTGGTCTAGATTCCTGCCCGTCTCGCTGACGTGACGCGCCCGTCGCGCCGCGACTGAGCGGAGTTCGAGCAGTGTCCGCTCCGACCTGGCGCGAGGGGGTGGCCTTGCTGCGCGAGCCGGGCTTCGCGCGCCTCTTCGCGGCGCGCCTGATCTCTGCCGCGGGCAGCGCGATGACGCCGATCGCGCTTCCGTTCGCCGTGCTCGACGACCTGGGCGGAACGCCGAGCCAGGTCGGCGTCCTGATCGCCGCCGGCTCGCTCACCCAGGTGGCGATGCAGCTGTTCGCGGGCGCGTTTGCCGATCGGGGCTCGCGGCGGCGCCAGATGATCGGCTCCGACCTGCTCGCCGCGGGAGCGCAGGGCGCGATCGCGCTGCTGCTGCTCTCGGGGCACGCCACGTTCGGCGCGCTTCTCGCGCTGCACGCGCTGTGCGGGGTCACGTTCGCGCTGCACTTCCCGGCGGCCGTCGGGCTGGTGCCGCTCGTCGTCGCACGCAATCGGCTTCAGGCGGCGAATGCGCTGCTCTCGATCGCGCAGGCGACCGCGTTCGCGCTGGGCGCAACCGCGGCGGGAATTCTCGCGGCGACCGCGGGCGCAGGCTTCGCGGTCGCGATCGACGCGGCGAGCTTCGCCGCAAGCGCCCTGCTCGTCGCCGGAATCCGGCCGAGCGAGCAGGCGCGCTCGCAAGGCGCGAGCCTGCTGCGCGAGCTTCGCGATGGCTTTCGCGAGTTCACCGCGCACACGTGGCTGTGGACCATCGTGCTGCAGTTCACCTTCATGCTGATGGCCTGGTTCGGCGCCTGGGCCGTGCTGGGGCCGGTCGTCGCAAAGCAGTCGCTCGGTGGCGCGTCGAGCTGGGGCTGGATCGCGGGAGCGCAAGGAGTCGGGCTGATCGCCGGCGGCGCGCTGGCGCTGCGCGTCCACTTCCGCCGCCCCATGCTCGCGGCCACGCTGTTCTGCCTGCCGAGCGCGGCGGTTCCGCTGCTGCTCGCCGGGCCCGCGCCCGTCGCGGCGATCGCGGCGGCTGCGTTCGCGGCGGGGTTCGGCTTCCAGGTCTTCAGCGTGCTCTGGAACACCGCGCTGCACACGCGCGTCGCGCCCGAGGCGCTCTCCCGCGTCAGCAGCTACGACGTGCTCGGGTCGATCGCGCTCGTCCCCGTCGGCGAGGCGCTCGCGGGCATCGGCGCGGAGCGGCTGGGAACCCCGCCGACGCTGCTGCTCTGCTGCGCTGGCATCGTGCTTCCGACCCTGGCCGTGCTGATGGTTCGGGACGTGCGCGAGCTCGAAGCGACGCGCGGCTGATTCCCAAGATATTCCCAAGATCGCGCCGAGGTCGCGGGAGTACGCTCGTCTCCCATGAAGAAGCTCAAGGTCATCGGCGTTCACGGGCTCGGCGATCACCGCAACAGCACCTGGAGGGACGACTGGAAGAAGACCCTGCTCGCGGTCTTCCCCGGCCAGACCGACGTTCAGCTCGAGTTCGACTTCCTCACCTACGACCCCGTGTTCGAGAGCGTCGACCTCTCGGTCTGGGAGACGATGCAGGCGGTGTGGAAGCTCGCGCGGAGCGGCGCGTCGAACGCGCTGGGCCGACGCCGCGGAGTGTTGGGCGACGTCTCCGACCGCGTGCGCTGGACGGCGGGCTACGTCGTCGCGTGGGTCGAGGACGAGGCGTTCCAGCGCAAGACGCGCGCGCTGGTGCTCGACAGGCTCGTGGAATTCCAGCCCGACCTGATCCTCGCGCACAGCCTGGGCAGCCTGGTCACCTACGACGCGTTCGCGCACCGCGACGCCGCGCGCCCGGACGTCGCCGCGGCGCTGGCTCGTGCTCGCTACGTGACGCTCGGCTCGCAGCTCGGGAACCCGTTCGTCCTGGGGAACCTGGCCGGCGGCCGCATCGCGCCGCTGCCGGTGAAGCTCTGGCACCACCTGTACAACGAGAACGACGACGTGTTCACGGCCGAGATCCGGCTCCCCGGCGAGGCGCGCTTCCGCCAGATCGACACGCCCTTCGACATCGGCGGCGTCGCCGATCACTCCGCGGTGGAGTATCTGCGGCACCGAAACGCGATCGAGGGCGTCTGGCGGCCGGCGGCCGAGCAGCGCATCGACGTGCGCAGCTTCGGCGCGTCGCGCGCGCGCCGCGAGAGCCCGGCCGTGCTGCGCCGCCGCGGCCGCACGCGTCAGCGCGCGCTGCTGGTGGGAATCAACGAGTACCCGCGCGAGACCGACCGCCTCGAGGGCTGCGTGAACGACGTGTTCCTGATCAGCAGCGTGCTGCAGGAAGGCGGCTTCCCGCCCGAGAGCATCCGCGTCTGCCTCGACGCGCGCGCCACCGCGAAGGGCATCACCGAGCGCCTGCGCTGGCTTCTCGACGACCCGCAGCCCGGCGACCAGCGCGTCTTCTACTACAGCGGCCACGGCGCGACGATCCCCGAGTACGGCGAGAACCTGGAGCCCGACCGCAAGACCGAGACGCTCGTGCCGCACGACTTCGACTGGTCGCCCGAGCACGCGATCGTCGACGACCAGATCTACGCGCTCTACAGCCAGCTCCCCTACGGCACCCGCTTCGCCATGATCCTCGACTGCTGCCACTCCGGAGGCATGCACCGCCAGGGCGGGCCGAGGGTGCGCGGGCTCACCCCGCCCGACGACGTGCGCCACCGCGAGCTCGAGTGGAGCAGGAGCCTGGACATGTGGGTCGAGCGCGGCTGGCGGCCGCTCAATGGCAAGTTCTCGTCCGACCCGAAGGCCCGCGCCGCGTTCTTCGGCCAGGACGGCGTGTCGACCCGCCTCGGCCGCGCCTCGCTCGTGCGTTCGCGTCCGGAAGACGAGTACAAACGCGAGAAGCGCCGCATTGGCTCGGCCCGACTCGGCCCCTATTTGCCGCTGATCATCGAGGCCTGCCAGGAGAAGCAGCTCTCCTACGAGTACCGCCACGGAGTGACCAGCTACGGCGCCTTCACGTACTCGATGTGTCTGGAGCTCCGCGCGCGAAAGCGGATCAGCTTCGAGAGCCTGGTGAAAGTGACCCGCGCGCGCCTCGCGAAGCTCGAGTACGAGCAGCAGCCGCAGATCCTGGGGCCGGCCGAGGTGCGCCGCTCCCGCGTGCCGTGGAGTGAGTGAGCCCCAGGTTGGCGCGGACTCCAAAATTCCTCCCGCTTCGCATCTCGTGCGCCTAGACTTGCGGAAATGGTGGCTCTTCGACGCATCCTCCTGGTCCCCGTAGCTTCCTCGCGACGGCGGGCAGCCGCGGTGAAGCGGCCCTGATCGGAATCAGCTGGATTCCCTGGGAAGTCTCCTCAGGGACGCTGTTTCAGGTCGATCCCGACTCGGCGCAGCTGACCTCGCTGGGACTCACGGGCCTGCCGAGTCCTCGTTCGCTCGGCTCGCTTCCCGACGGCTCGCTAGTGACCACCGAGGGCCAGCGGCTCGTCATGATCGATCCGCTGGACGGATCCACGTCCGGGTTTCTCGACCTCTCGCTGTCGAGTGGCGCGAATCTGGCCGCTTCCGGCCTCGCGTACTCCGCGACCGACGGGCTGCTGCTGCTGAACTACGAAACCAGCTCGCAAGTCGGCACCGGGGCGTACCTGTACCAGATCGATCTCGCCAGCGGGGTGGCTGCGAGGGTCGGACCGGCCAGCGTCGGCATTTCGGCGGGCCTGACGTTCGGCCCGACGGGGCTTCTCTACTCGTGGCATCGCGACTTGGGCCTGGTGATCATCGACCCGGCGACCAGCGGAAGAACGCAGGTCGGCGTCGGCCCGGGGGGCGACTTCATGCAGCATCTAGCCGCGCTTCCCGACGGCTCGCTCATGGGGGTAGCGCAGGTGAGCCCGGGATCGGGCGGTCCCAGAAATCTCTTTCGCATCAGCGCGGTCGATGGCTCGCAGCAGCTCGTCGCCACGCTTGGACCGGAGGGAGAGTACTTCGCGCTGGGCGGCCTTGCGTACACGGTCCCCGAACCGTCCGGGGGCGTCCTCGTCGCACTGCTGGCGCTGCTCGCCCGCGCGGTGCGA
This DNA window, taken from Deltaproteobacteria bacterium, encodes the following:
- a CDS encoding PEP-CTERM sorting domain-containing protein (PEP-CTERM proteins occur, often in large numbers, in the proteomes of bacteria that also encode an exosortase, a predicted intramembrane cysteine proteinase. The presence of a PEP-CTERM domain at a protein's C-terminus predicts cleavage within the sorting domain, followed by covalent anchoring to some some component of the (usually Gram-negative) cell surface. Many PEP-CTERM proteins exhibit an unusual sequence composition that includes large numbers of potential glycosylation sites. Expression of one such protein has been shown restore the ability of a bacterium to form floc, a type of biofilm.), whose product is MALRCVRTGPPAGLGGESRMASRACARSALLALVGLFGLGISFAATAGPILDCGSGGANCSIGISIDGVQVGQGSYDIDSTTGAISLSGPSGGALGDSNAVVNSVYGNADPILGFGIGASTGALGNAFSITMTLPIAITGQIIANSSINYSLTALSGAGAQISPLFGNVLIAREVDTSIGGLSPLNKGVDAGGTFFFLGGPATNPSPVYTASNTFTGSLQYDLMSVTLAFSLSANSSVDMSGFVQQVESVPEPAAVLLLALGFGALVWRRLV
- a CDS encoding MFS transporter; protein product: MSGVRAVSAPTWREGVALLREPGFARLFAARLISAAGSAMTPIALPFAVLDDLGGTPSQVGVLIAAGSLTQVAMQLFAGAFADRGSRRRQMIGSDLLAAGAQGAIALLLLSGHATFGALLALHALCGVTFALHFPAAVGLVPLVVARNRLQAANALLSIAQATAFALGATAAGILAATAGAGFAVAIDAASFAASALLVAGIRPSEQARSQGASLLRELRDGFREFTAHTWLWTIVLQFTFMLMAWFGAWAVLGPVVAKQSLGGASSWGWIAGAQGVGLIAGGALALRVHFRRPMLAATLFCLPSAAVPLLLAGPAPVAAIAAAAFAAGFGFQVFSVLWNTALHTRVAPEALSRVSSYDVLGSIALVPVGEALAGIGAERLGTPPTLLLCCAGIVLPTLAVLMVRDVRELEATRG
- a CDS encoding caspase family protein, which produces MKKLKVIGVHGLGDHRNSTWRDDWKKTLLAVFPGQTDVQLEFDFLTYDPVFESVDLSVWETMQAVWKLARSGASNALGRRRGVLGDVSDRVRWTAGYVVAWVEDEAFQRKTRALVLDRLVEFQPDLILAHSLGSLVTYDAFAHRDAARPDVAAALARARYVTLGSQLGNPFVLGNLAGGRIAPLPVKLWHHLYNENDDVFTAEIRLPGEARFRQIDTPFDIGGVADHSAVEYLRHRNAIEGVWRPAAEQRIDVRSFGASRARRESPAVLRRRGRTRQRALLVGINEYPRETDRLEGCVNDVFLISSVLQEGGFPPESIRVCLDARATAKGITERLRWLLDDPQPGDQRVFYYSGHGATIPEYGENLEPDRKTETLVPHDFDWSPEHAIVDDQIYALYSQLPYGTRFAMILDCCHSGGMHRQGGPRVRGLTPPDDVRHRELEWSRSLDMWVERGWRPLNGKFSSDPKARAAFFGQDGVSTRLGRASLVRSRPEDEYKREKRRIGSARLGPYLPLIIEACQEKQLSYEYRHGVTSYGAFTYSMCLELRARKRISFESLVKVTRARLAKLEYEQQPQILGPAEVRRSRVPWSE